In the genome of Flavobacteriales bacterium, one region contains:
- a CDS encoding fused MFS/spermidine synthase, with product MNLKLSNPYVLLAFLEGCSVMAVELLGTRIISPLYGTTSIVWASVIGATLSSLTLGYFIGGKLSKFKKVSDDLLLFLLGISAISFGLLPSISPSVLLWTIDLGMQLGLIYAPLIILGIPLIALGATTPIIIKKLNDTENNGAYVAGIVYGVSTIGGVATTFLIGFWIVPFWGIANPIIIVSALMFTISCFLIGIKNHVVKFTIITILLSLTLLISIREKHYAFDGRRFQTLLKTSGFLGELKIIDLKMNLPQKGPQILRSLFVNNIKQTSIIVGDQSSEWFYLHMMSSMASIKPPGSNALLLGFGGGSLADELARLQFNVDAVEYDDRLPKIARNYFFFNDRNINIIVDDARHYIETTDEKYDIILIDLLKAESQPTYIFTLECMTKVKTLLSETGIVIINFQGNQNSNFDLVHNSLFQTIRAAGLEVSYWRKPKVQTTDQKGLEDIIYIATKGGVSLDYRALNRTNNCCEKAGIINSVRASPYTNTYNPNAPFIIFRDDNTILESLNRSAIIQWRNEMIKISGINFNTGEGIL from the coding sequence TTGAATCTTAAATTATCTAACCCATACGTATTACTTGCCTTTTTGGAAGGCTGTTCCGTAATGGCTGTTGAGCTACTTGGAACTCGAATTATATCCCCCTTGTATGGAACAACTAGTATTGTTTGGGCATCTGTAATCGGGGCTACACTAAGTAGTTTAACATTAGGATATTTTATTGGAGGAAAACTATCCAAGTTCAAAAAGGTATCGGACGATTTACTGCTATTTCTTCTCGGCATATCGGCAATTTCATTTGGATTATTACCATCAATATCTCCTTCTGTACTTTTATGGACGATTGACCTAGGAATGCAACTCGGTTTAATATATGCTCCTTTAATAATTTTAGGAATTCCTCTTATAGCTCTTGGAGCTACAACACCAATAATAATTAAGAAACTTAATGACACAGAGAACAATGGAGCATACGTCGCTGGAATAGTCTACGGTGTTTCAACAATTGGTGGGGTTGCCACAACATTTTTAATAGGTTTTTGGATTGTACCGTTTTGGGGAATTGCAAATCCAATTATTATTGTCTCGGCATTAATGTTTACTATTTCTTGCTTTCTGATCGGAATTAAAAATCACGTTGTGAAATTTACAATTATAACCATTTTACTATCCCTTACTCTTTTGATAAGTATTAGAGAAAAGCATTACGCCTTTGATGGCAGGCGATTTCAAACCTTATTAAAGACATCTGGTTTTTTAGGTGAATTAAAAATTATTGATTTAAAAATGAATCTACCTCAAAAAGGCCCACAAATACTTAGAAGCCTATTTGTTAACAACATTAAACAGACTAGCATAATAGTTGGTGATCAGTCGTCAGAATGGTTTTATCTGCATATGATGTCCTCAATGGCGTCTATCAAACCACCCGGATCGAATGCTTTATTACTAGGCTTTGGAGGAGGTAGTTTAGCCGATGAACTTGCACGACTTCAATTTAACGTAGACGCAGTTGAATACGACGATAGGTTGCCTAAAATTGCCCGAAATTACTTTTTCTTCAATGATAGAAATATAAATATTATCGTTGACGATGCTAGACATTACATTGAAACGACTGATGAAAAATATGACATTATTCTGATAGATTTATTAAAAGCAGAGTCTCAGCCTACATACATTTTCACACTAGAATGCATGACTAAAGTAAAAACCTTACTATCTGAAACGGGTATTGTTATTATTAATTTTCAAGGAAACCAAAATTCCAATTTTGATCTTGTTCACAATTCTCTATTCCAAACAATAAGAGCAGCTGGGCTTGAAGTTAGCTATTGGCGTAAACCTAAAGTCCAAACAACTGACCAGAAAGGTTTAGAAGACATAATATATATCGCTACAAAAGGAGGAGTTTCTCTCGATTACAGGGCATTAAATCGTACTAACAACTGTTGTGAAAAAGCGGGTATTATAAATTCCGTCAGAGCATCACCGTACACAAATACCTATAACCCAAATGCGCCCTTTATTATTTTCAGGGATGACAATACTATTCTGGAAAGTCTAAATAGATCTGCTATAATCCAGTGGAGGAATGAGATGATTAAAATATCTGGAATTAACTTTAACACAGGTGAAGGAATACTCTAA
- a CDS encoding fused MFS/spermidine synthase — protein MKEYSKTTSSFSYLYVIAFVEGASLMAMEILGGKLIAPFYGTSLYVWSTVLAVTMGGLAIGYFTGGSLSRKYPKEKMLLYALVCSGILIGLTPTLDSVIMRSTYVFSTEVGIIVTGLFMIMPMMICFGIVSPTIIGLLSESDNEVGNIAGNVYAISTLGGILATYSIAFYFILEFGMSKCCWMISFLLLAFTLIGFLKKEFFNNPKE, from the coding sequence GTGAAGGAATACTCTAAAACAACATCATCCTTTTCATACCTCTACGTGATAGCATTCGTGGAAGGTGCTTCCCTAATGGCCATGGAAATATTGGGAGGTAAATTAATTGCCCCATTTTATGGCACTTCATTATATGTTTGGTCTACTGTTTTAGCTGTAACTATGGGCGGTTTAGCAATTGGTTATTTTACTGGAGGCTCTTTGTCGCGAAAATATCCTAAAGAAAAAATGTTACTCTACGCTCTTGTATGTTCTGGAATTCTTATTGGACTTACCCCTACTTTAGACAGTGTTATTATGCGAAGCACTTATGTTTTTAGCACTGAAGTTGGAATTATCGTAACTGGCCTATTCATGATAATGCCCATGATGATTTGTTTCGGGATCGTTTCCCCAACAATTATTGGCTTACTTTCTGAATCAGATAATGAAGTGGGAAATATTGCAGGGAATGTTTATGCCATCTCAACGCTAGGAGGTATACTAGCCACATACTCAATTGCCTTCTATTTTATTCTAGAGTTCGGGATGTCTAAGTGCTGTTGGATGATTTCCTTTTTACTCTTAGCTTTTACACTTATAGGCTTTCTTAAAAAAGAATTTTTTAATAATCCCAAAGAATGA